The Vicia villosa cultivar HV-30 ecotype Madison, WI linkage group LG1, Vvil1.0, whole genome shotgun sequence genome includes a region encoding these proteins:
- the LOC131617767 gene encoding uncharacterized protein LOC131617767 isoform X1, which yields MELTAHGCTMGLSASRTTIILLFIFLSNFSFTIATRKDIGFKFTPLCKNIVRDRYLLSDNNGYVCNALSIDSKSRCCPQTGKKFSERNNILNCTLWENYDVQFHDFSSSRKDFKSPTVVVLQFAKIKEEGICFLLFQRFLIS from the exons ATGGAACTCACGGCACATGGTTGTACGATGGGACTCTCCGCCTCTAGGACCACCATAATATTACTCTTCATCTTCCTCTCCAACTTTTCATTCACCATCGCTACCAGAAAGGATATCGGCTTCAAATTCACTCCTCTCTGCAAAAACATCGTTCGAGACAGATACCTTCTTTCCGATAACAATG GTTATGTTTGCAATGCTCTTTCTATTGATTCAAAGTCTCGATGTTGTCCTCAAACCGGGAAGAAATTCTCTGAAAG AAACAACATCCTGAATTGTACTTTGTGGGAAAATTATGATGTCCAATTTCATGATTTCAGTAGTTCAAGAAAAGATTTCAAATCACCAACAGTAGTTGTTTTGCAGTTTGctaaaatcaaagaggaaggtaTATGCTTTTTACTTTTTCAAAGGTTTCTCATTAGTTGA
- the LOC131617767 gene encoding uncharacterized protein LOC131617767 isoform X3, translating to MELTAHGCTMGLSASRTTIILLFIFLSNFSFTIATRKDIGFKFTPLCKNIVRDRYLLSDNNGYVCNALSIDSKSRCCPQTGKKFSERIVHRGRWFFYNDVDCTVFVWILNLYAHKILSSTFYSIFV from the exons ATGGAACTCACGGCACATGGTTGTACGATGGGACTCTCCGCCTCTAGGACCACCATAATATTACTCTTCATCTTCCTCTCCAACTTTTCATTCACCATCGCTACCAGAAAGGATATCGGCTTCAAATTCACTCCTCTCTGCAAAAACATCGTTCGAGACAGATACCTTCTTTCCGATAACAATG GTTATGTTTGCAATGCTCTTTCTATTGATTCAAAGTCTCGATGTTGTCCTCAAACCGGGAAGAAATTCTCTGAAAG GATTGTTCATCGTGGCCGTTGGTTTTTTTATAATGATGTGGATTGTACGGTGTTTGTTTGGATATTGAATTTATATGCCCACAAAATACTGTCATCAACATTCTATTCAATTTTTGTTTAG
- the LOC131617767 gene encoding uncharacterized protein LOC131617767 isoform X2, with translation MELTAHGCTMGLSASRTTIILLFIFLSNFSFTIATRKDIGFKFTPLCKNIVRDRYLLSDNNGYVCNALSIDSKSRCCPQTGKKFSERNNILNCTLWENYDVQFHDFSSSRKDFKSPTVVVLQFAKIKEEGKLKR, from the exons ATGGAACTCACGGCACATGGTTGTACGATGGGACTCTCCGCCTCTAGGACCACCATAATATTACTCTTCATCTTCCTCTCCAACTTTTCATTCACCATCGCTACCAGAAAGGATATCGGCTTCAAATTCACTCCTCTCTGCAAAAACATCGTTCGAGACAGATACCTTCTTTCCGATAACAATG GTTATGTTTGCAATGCTCTTTCTATTGATTCAAAGTCTCGATGTTGTCCTCAAACCGGGAAGAAATTCTCTGAAAG AAACAACATCCTGAATTGTACTTTGTGGGAAAATTATGATGTCCAATTTCATGATTTCAGTAGTTCAAGAAAAGATTTCAAATCACCAACAGTAGTTGTTTTGCAGTTTGctaaaatcaaagaggaag GTAAGTTGAAGAGATAG
- the LOC131617767 gene encoding uncharacterized protein LOC131617767 isoform X4, with amino-acid sequence MVMFAMLFLLIQSLDVVLKPGRNSLKDVIGMVVEIRYTHIHNSSKKQQINLVLKDLGNNILNCTLWENYDVQFHDFSSSRKDFKSPTVVVLQFAKIKEEGICFLLFQRFLIS; translated from the exons ATG GTTATGTTTGCAATGCTCTTTCTATTGATTCAAAGTCTCGATGTTGTCCTCAAACCGGGAAGAAATTCTCTGAAAG ATGTCATAGGAATGGTTGTTGAGATTAGATACACACATATTCACAATTCTAGCAAAAAGCAGCAGATAAATCTGGTCCTCAAGGATTTGGG AAACAACATCCTGAATTGTACTTTGTGGGAAAATTATGATGTCCAATTTCATGATTTCAGTAGTTCAAGAAAAGATTTCAAATCACCAACAGTAGTTGTTTTGCAGTTTGctaaaatcaaagaggaaggtaTATGCTTTTTACTTTTTCAAAGGTTTCTCATTAGTTGA